One window of Helicobacter winghamensis ATCC BAA-430 genomic DNA carries:
- a CDS encoding aminotransferase class V-fold PLP-dependent enzyme, which translates to MESKRAILKKDCILQKGFHYFDWTASGLGAKCTEERINSILPFYANTHSQSNTNAEFMSELYEGAREHLKSFFNLDSNFALISCGFGSTAAIKKFQELIGIYIPPKTRAILNLSKIDKSTLPLVVVGPYEHHSNELSFREGLCEVVRVPLNAQGLFDLDALKHILDSNKGRKIIGSFALGSNVSGIVIPYQEISYLIRKHNGIVCFDCASSASYLHIEPQFYDAIFLSPHKLFGGIGGSGILIVNRALIDKTLPPTFCGGGVVGYVSRTSAKYFGIDEIREEAGTPGILAFLRAYLGFALRQEIGLEWIKEAKLPYIKQFREFLENEPRITHYGNLTHNVLGIFAFNLKGFEPFALAEKLSKEYGILVRAGCSCAGPYGHDLLGLEDGTIFTQKPGWIRLNLHYTHTQQEVTHLINTLKALLS; encoded by the coding sequence ATGGAATCCAAGCGCGCGATTTTAAAAAAAGACTGCATTTTACAAAAAGGATTCCATTATTTTGACTGGACAGCTAGCGGACTTGGCGCAAAATGCACAGAAGAGCGCATTAACTCCATTTTGCCTTTTTATGCAAATACACACTCTCAAAGCAATACAAATGCAGAATTTATGAGCGAACTTTATGAGGGTGCTAGAGAGCATTTAAAAAGCTTTTTTAATTTAGATTCCAATTTCGCCTTAATTTCCTGCGGCTTTGGTTCAACAGCGGCGATCAAGAAGTTTCAGGAGCTTATAGGCATTTATATCCCCCCTAAAACACGCGCAATTTTGAACCTATCAAAGATTGATAAATCCACACTTCCCTTAGTTGTCGTAGGACCTTATGAGCACCATAGCAACGAACTAAGCTTTAGAGAAGGCTTATGTGAAGTAGTGCGTGTGCCACTCAATGCGCAAGGGCTTTTTGACCTTGACGCCTTAAAGCACATTTTAGATTCCAACAAAGGACGCAAAATCATCGGTTCTTTTGCGCTAGGTTCAAATGTTAGCGGAATTGTTATCCCTTACCAAGAAATTTCTTATCTTATACGCAAACATAATGGGATTGTTTGTTTTGATTGTGCAAGCAGTGCTTCTTATTTACATATTGAGCCACAATTTTATGATGCGATTTTTCTCTCCCCTCACAAACTCTTTGGTGGAATTGGAGGTAGTGGAATCTTAATTGTAAATCGCGCCTTAATTGATAAAACACTTCCGCCAACTTTCTGTGGTGGGGGCGTTGTGGGCTATGTTTCACGCACAAGTGCCAAATATTTTGGTATTGATGAAATAAGAGAAGAAGCAGGAACTCCGGGAATCTTAGCCTTTTTGCGCGCATATTTAGGCTTTGCCTTGCGTCAAGAAATCGGCTTAGAATGGATAAAAGAGGCTAAACTCCCTTACATTAAACAATTTAGAGAGTTTTTAGAAAATGAACCACGCATTACGCATTATGGAAACTTAACACATAATGTATTAGGGATTTTTGCCTTTAATCTTAAAGGTTTTGAACCCTTTGCATTAGCAGAAAAATTATCCAAAGAATACGGAATCCTAGTGCGTGCAGGTTGCTCTTGTGCCGGACCTTATGGACACGATTTGTTAGGTTTAGAAGATGGCACAATTTTTACTCAAAAGCCCGGTTGGATTCGGCTAAATCTCCATTACACGCACACACAGCAAGAAGTTACGCATTTAATTAACACGCTAAAAGCCTTGCTTTCTTAA
- a CDS encoding primosomal protein N', with product MQEFFYHIIILKRNSPLLTYFSKTFLEKGTLVSIPLHSKILQGIVLKQCQKPKFECKEATPLDFHFSQAQCTLAEFITSYYCTSHSLAFSLFTPFNSAQNLNLQPLDFPLNSLNKSQLEAFNFIKNRQDSLLFGDTGSGKTEIYMHLFNASLKKGKNALFLMPEISLTPQMEKRLKAVFGDCIAFWHSKVTKARKTQILQDLKEGKVRILAGARSALFLPLSNLDTIVIDEEHDDAYKSSSTPRYHARDVALYLAKTQNLRIVLGSATPLVTSYQRAKQNHSLFRLKGTHFNTQKHYHFCKNTESTQIQTTPIETTLQRVLESGKQAIVFLPTRANFKHLLCIECNEAIECPNCSVSLSLHSKDSSLKCHYCHYTRPIPQTCPKCQGMLQSLRIGTQEFSKTLQESLPKARITCFDRDSITTQKKLSQILDAFNHHKIDILVGTQMLSKGHDYHNVALSVILGLDYLLKGSDYRARERALALMFQISGRSGRKENGEVLIQTQYEDFFKKYLNDYQIFLEDELLMRENLYPPFMRLSLIHFKDKNQIKAKYLMQKALKILQQKIKENTLNVEIVGSGEAPIERILDKWRYLIMLRSKSSKDLHIALLPLRNFACEIDIDPLEFN from the coding sequence TTGCAAGAATTTTTCTATCACATCATAATCTTAAAGCGCAATTCTCCATTGCTCACTTACTTTAGTAAAACTTTCCTTGAAAAAGGCACGCTTGTTAGCATTCCCTTGCATTCTAAAATCCTGCAAGGAATTGTGCTTAAGCAATGTCAAAAGCCCAAATTTGAATGCAAAGAAGCCACACCCTTAGACTTCCACTTCTCCCAAGCACAATGCACCCTTGCGGAGTTTATCACAAGTTATTATTGCACTTCTCACTCCCTTGCATTTAGTCTTTTTACGCCCTTTAATAGCGCGCAGAATCTAAATTTACAACCCCTAGACTTTCCGCTAAACTCTTTGAATAAAAGCCAGCTTGAAGCCTTTAACTTCATCAAAAACCGCCAAGATTCCTTGCTTTTTGGCGATACAGGTAGTGGCAAGACAGAAATTTATATGCACTTGTTTAACGCAAGTTTAAAAAAAGGCAAAAATGCGCTTTTTTTAATGCCTGAAATTTCTCTAACTCCGCAAATGGAAAAGCGGTTAAAGGCTGTTTTTGGAGATTGTATTGCATTTTGGCACTCTAAAGTTACAAAGGCTAGAAAAACTCAAATCTTACAAGATTTAAAAGAAGGCAAAGTTAGGATCTTAGCAGGCGCTCGTTCAGCCTTGTTTTTGCCCTTATCAAATTTAGACACCATTGTCATTGATGAAGAGCACGATGATGCGTATAAATCAAGCTCCACTCCTCGCTACCACGCACGCGATGTGGCACTCTATCTTGCTAAAACACAGAATCTAAGAATCGTTTTAGGCTCGGCAACTCCGCTTGTTACAAGCTATCAACGCGCCAAGCAAAACCATAGCCTTTTTCGCTTAAAAGGCACACATTTTAATACACAAAAACACTACCACTTTTGCAAAAATACGGAATCCACACAAATACAAACTACACCCATAGAAACAACTTTGCAAAGAGTCCTAGAGAGTGGCAAGCAAGCCATTGTTTTTTTGCCTACGCGTGCGAATTTTAAACATTTGCTTTGCATAGAATGCAATGAAGCTATTGAATGCCCAAATTGTAGTGTATCTTTAAGCTTGCATTCTAAAGATTCCAGTCTAAAATGCCATTATTGCCACTATACACGCCCCATTCCACAAACTTGCCCTAAATGTCAAGGAATGTTACAAAGCCTACGCATAGGCACACAAGAATTTTCTAAAACCTTGCAAGAGTCCTTACCAAAGGCTCGCATTACCTGTTTTGACCGCGATTCTATTACCACGCAAAAAAAGCTCTCCCAAATTCTTGATGCATTTAATCACCATAAAATTGATATTTTAGTAGGCACACAAATGCTCTCCAAAGGACATGATTATCATAATGTCGCACTAAGCGTAATTTTAGGGCTTGATTATCTTTTAAAAGGAAGTGATTATAGAGCAAGAGAAAGAGCCTTAGCCTTAATGTTTCAAATCTCAGGGAGAAGTGGCAGAAAAGAAAATGGCGAAGTGTTAATCCAAACACAATATGAAGATTTTTTTAAAAAATACTTAAACGATTATCAGATATTTCTAGAAGACGAACTTCTTATGCGTGAAAATTTATATCCACCTTTTATGCGTTTATCTCTTATCCATTTTAAAGATAAAAATCAAATAAAAGCAAAATATCTTATGCAAAAAGCCTTAAAAATTTTACAACAAAAAATCAAAGAAAATACACTTAATGTAGAAATTGTAGGCAGTGGTGAAGCCCCAATTGAACGCATTTTAGACAAGTGGCGTTATTTAATAATGCTCCGCTCTAAAAGCTCTAAGGACTTACACATCGCGCTTTTACCCTTGCGCAATTTTGCTTGCGAGATTGATATAGACCCACTTGAGTTTAACTAA